In Pyrus communis chromosome 15, drPyrComm1.1, whole genome shotgun sequence, the genomic stretch AAAGGGTTAAGCTCTTAAGCTCTTTGGTGTTAAATGTCCTACCCTTCGCCTTTGGGTGAGGGTGGACACGTTGCATCCTACAACGTCTTACTCTGAGGAGCTAATATCGAATAATCCTCAATTTTTGTTCTCTTAAGAAGGGTGAATTGTCAATTTAGCCCCTGAATTATCActtgagtgaaaattaggtcgcTAAACTATTTATTTGGAAAAATCaatcattgaattataaaaatctatcaatttcatccctaatattagatttgaagctactatattcaattttccgtcAATTTAAATCATGTTACTTGtatgtgatacacattggagggtagattagtaatttttcataaagaaatagtttGTTGAGTCAACTTCAgaggataatttttttgttttttttttgttttttttaacaaacgatattatctatactaagggaaaGTGGAGGGTTAagtctcataatgggctagcaataaattagatgttagattcgTAACTtctatgaaatgttaagggcttagAAGCAAGAGAAGGACGGTATTAAGTGTGTCAaatgacttaagttgacgaaaaaattggataaaataattttgaatataatagtaggaaTGAAATTTAGGGATTTATTTTACCGAAAAATACTTCAAAGCCTAATTTTTACTTAGGTGATAGTTCATAGACTAAATCGACATTTCCCCATAAAAAGAAAGTTGCAACTTTTCaaccaatgtttttttttattttttattttggcatGAAATTTAAGCAATGTCTTTTGAAATGTAATGAAAAGTCACATGTGGTCGTATCATTATGCAGAAGTAATATTTTCCGATGAGGTGCAAACCAAGACACTGTTTAACTCCGATATTCTTAGCAACCATTTCAAGCCGATCAACATAAAGAAAAATGTCACAAAAGTGTCTTTAcatggtctccctagcattacattttttatatatttaagatgtactgttttcttaatttgtaaCTCGAAATTTGCGTTTCTAATGGGTAAGATGTCCTATGGCAGTCAGTAGTCGCAGGCATAAACACAACTGATTTATCAGGTCTTATGTAATTCCATTTATTACCGGAGGATATACATTCTTACATATAGGCTAGTGATCGATCAGGTCGAACAAATTCAACCAGATCAAGTTGGTTTTTGGTTTGTAACCCAAGCAACATCCTCGGCTTTAAGAAAATGGCAGATGGGAACGGTTCCTCGCTCAACGTTGAGCTCTTTGAAAGCATAATGATTTGGGTACCATTGAGATGTATCTTGATGACAGGCTGCTACTGCTTTGGCTTTCGATCCGTCAGCTCCTTGCAGAGGCACCACATAAGTCGTCGTTTTTTCAATTGAATGGCAGTAGAAGACGGCATACGCATAGCTCATCTTATGACACACCATGATGTTGCTGGCTGCCAGCCTCTTCGCTCCATCTACGGTTATTGTGTACTTCTGCATCGGGGCAGCTCCTTGTTCCACCTCCGTTGCGATTGCTAGAACATTTTTTGATCCCAGCGTGGAGGTGGCAAAGTCGATCATCGACTCTAACGAGGTTACACATTGTTTTGCTTCGTCACTCGCGCCTGGACTGTCACAATTTTGAATGGTTCCCTTAATCAAATCGGCTTCATCAGACCCCGGTTTCACTGATAATTTGTCCAGAATTTCTGGCAGTTGGCTTGAACTGAAGGGTATCGCCTCTGCAGTTTTTCGGGACAGGAAAGGTATGGTACTAGAATTTCCACTTCCAGCTAATCGGTAATTCATTGCCCTTCCAGGATGAAGGTCCTTCTCCAAGAAGAAGATTGTTCGGTTTGGGTCGACTTCAACTTGTGTTAGACTTTCAGCTTCTGCGGGATCATCTGCAATATCGGCATATTTCACACAAAATGGAGCGTTCTCTGCAGCATCATTCTGGAAACGGGCGTTCTCATCATCTGAATCTTTCGAATACGCCCAATTCTCTTCCTTGTGAACTGGGTTGTGAAGAATAACGCTCCCTTTGCCAACACTAATGAAGTCTGCAGATTTAATTAGCAACAACATAAATGATAAATCGAAAATAAGTAAGATTATGAGTCTAAGAGCATCAGTAAATTAACGGTGGAAGAGGCCGATCGAACTCTGTCTATGAGAGCGTATGAgttgtgtatatataatatactaTTTACCAGGCATGACGAGTTGGCTGAGAGATTTCGGCATTGGTGTGTTTGGGAGGACGGAGTTCCAGTAGCGTTGAGGTGCTGGTATTGGTAAGGCAGCAGCATGGCTTCCCACCAGTGTGAGCTGCATGCAACATTTGAGATCTTATTGTAAGATTTTATAGGGTGAGTGTGATCAAACCTTTGTGTATCTATATAGATAAAGGGAGAAGGCCATTTTGGTGAAGCATTCAAAAATGCCAAGAAAGCCCCTTCGTTTTCTTCACAATTGAAATCAAGGGCTGAGATTCAAACGTTAAAACCAAAGCTATATATCTTCAGCTTTATATCAAATATCAAATCTAAGGATGCATAAGAGAAACCATGCATTTCTCGGTCACCAGGTAACCAAATGTACAAATCTGCTAAAATAATATCGAAAACTAAAGTTCCAGAGCTCACTTACAGTGAGAAAAACAAAGATTCTGGAGAGGAGAAACCCCATCATGAAGACTAAAGAATCAACAAATGTTGCAATGGAACAGAAAACTCAGAGAGATGGATGGTAGAACAGTAGCAGATCGGTTCTGTACTTATAGGGGGAGTGAGTGAACCCAGCAACAGCAACGTAGAGCATGCATTGCGTGGTGTAAGTTGTCGGGATTAGGTGTAAATATGTAGCCTCTTCCATTGCCTCGTGTAAAGTTTCTTCAGTAAGATGAACCAGGCAACAGCAACGTAGAACATACATGCAGATGTAGTTGAAATGGCCTGagccttttcttctttttaagaTAAGGTGGTTGTATTTTTGTGGGAAAATGGAGAGTTGAATTGCATTAATTTTAAGCTGtaattttggagaaatttttaattgtgatggGAATACAAGTAGTatatcacgtgttttaataagagtgatgggaaattttattttttaagttattaactttttagcacatatatcccactatttgtataatgacacgtgatgtaccacccaATGTActggtcacactgaaaaatctctcgtaattttgcttgaaaattttcttctttataAGTTTCATTTATGTGGGTAAAACAGAACTAGAATgaaataatacttgcattcttTTTTGGGATAAGCTCATTCTTCTACTTGCAAATAACGTATCTTCATCGTAGAAAATTTTATATTCAGAAttgttttcatttgaaaattatcTCTACAAAAAAGTCATTCAAATTGGAGAgcatttagtcattcaaatgtatTAATTAATGATGAATTGcccatttatttgatacatttggatgactaaacgatctttcattcaaataattttttgcaaggaaGAACTTCAAATCAATATTAAGTAATTGAATGGTTTCGATTAAGAATTTCTATAATGAAGATACATTATTTGCTAGTAGGAAAATGAATGcaggtattatttatataaatttggatttttatttaggatttttatcacaaatagcatttgagattgatcaaacttatcattttggtccctaaCTTTCAAACTTAATCAATATTGTCCTTGACATTCACAACCgtacatcaatttggtcattctgttTAGATTTCTTCAACTATTTCATTAGTTTGTATATGAGACCTACAAATCCAATAAAATGGTGACACGTAGATTACAGAAAATaaggggttttatcacaaatgatctctAATATTGATCCAACtcttcattttggtccctgagtttcaaaaatcgatGAATTTGGTTACTGACTTTCACTACCGCACATCAATTTAGTCATATGATTAAATTTCGTGCGGTAGTGAATGTCAGAGCGATaatgattgatttttaaaaGTGAGGGGCTAAAATGATGAGTTTCACCAATCtaaacggaatgaccaaattaaTGTGTAGTAGTGAATGTTAGGAACGACATTGATTGCTTTCGAAAGTAAGGGACCAAAATAATGATTTGatcaatcttagggaccatatGTGataaaaatctttttatttatgagTGGTATTAAGTCCACCCCATTGTCTTATCATTTCACCCACTTTAAAATATAAATGTCAATGACAAATATCTTCTCTTATAAAATGACatttaagagcatctccaaaggagatgtcaaaatatcCAAATTAGCAATAACAGTAACAAAAGACAACATTAATATTTTCCAACTGAGAAGCCAAATCTGATGTGGCATAACATGGAATGACATCTCTTCCTcttgctatcaaatttgacagcaccttcagatttttttaattaattattaaatgttctttattaaatttttattggtttaaagcattatgcttttgtttcttttcattcccaATGCAAAGAGAATgcatatgaatttttattttatgtttaaaatttgatatattgGTTGGAGAGtaaaactttaaaagatgtcGAAATACCAcataagccttcaaatttaaattttaagtttaaaatttgacGGTCTAAGAACTTAAACAATAATTACTAACATTTTGCCATATCAGCATTTGTCGAAATAgcaggaaaaaaaagagaaatttttttttttaaaactcaCCCTACTGTACAAACCCAACCAATCTACACCCGCACGCCTCCCTCACGGCAGCGTCGATGCCAGCTCCTCCCTCTTCAAATTCCGTTTCTCTCATGACGAGTTGCAGCCTTAATCTAATTCCGGTGAAATGGAGATTGTGTACATCAAAGGGAAATATATGGATGGAGCCGTGGAGGTGCGTGGTTGTGAGCCCATTACCGTGCTGCGAAGGTTGGCGTGGGTGTTGCCGTGTTGGTGCGGCTGAAATTTTGGGGGTCTAATCTAAGTGGTGTTTAGATACAAACTTGTGTAAATATATtcacagaaaataaaatttaaagaaCTTAAAGATATTTAAAAGGTTATAATTGGGTGGAAAAATAGTGATGTTATTATTTGCCTTTTAATAGTGGGTGAGAAGATAAGACGATGGAGTGGACTTAGtaccatttttatttattttgctatCTTTGACTAACGGGACCTCCAAAaatgatgtgaaaaaaaaaa encodes the following:
- the LOC137717162 gene encoding BURP domain-containing protein 6-like, coding for MQLTLVGSHAAALPIPAPQRYWNSVLPNTPMPKSLSQLVMPDFISVGKGSVILHNPVHKEENWAYSKDSDDENARFQNDAAENAPFCVKYADIADDPAEAESLTQVEVDPNRTIFFLEKDLHPGRAMNYRLAGSGNSSTIPFLSRKTAEAIPFSSSQLPEILDKLSVKPGSDEADLIKGTIQNCDSPGASDEAKQCVTSLESMIDFATSTLGSKNVLAIATEVEQGAAPMQKYTITVDGAKRLAASNIMVCHKMSYAYAVFYCHSIEKTTTYVVPLQGADGSKAKAVAACHQDTSQWYPNHYAFKELNVERGTVPICHFLKAEDVAWVTNQKPT